The Geobacillus genomosp. 3 genome segment CAATCATCGTCTTCCCCGTCCTTTTTCTGTTTCAGCTTTTCCGCAAGCCGTTGATATTCTTCTTTCAGTTTTAAATACTCATTGGCGATATTGACGGCTGTCAACACAGCCAGCTTGGGCACATCGAGCATCGGATTTTTCTCACTGAATTCATGCATTTTATCATCAACGAACGCCGCCACGAGCCGGATGTGGGCCGGGCTTTCCGTGCCGACGATCGTGTAGTCTTGTCCATAGATGCGGACGCTCACCCGCGTTTTGGATTCCCCTGTCAACCTGCTTCCCCCATTCCGCAAAAATCCTACTGTTTATCATATCATGAATGCTGGTATAATGGAAAGACGCACACGTGGAGGCAAAGAAGACAAGCAAAGGAGAGAGCGAACGTTGTCAAACTATGTGATTCAAGCCGACCGGCAGCTGCTTGACGCCTTGCGCGCCCACTACCAAGACGCCTTGTCCGACCGGCTTCCGGCCGGAGCGTTGTTTGCCGTCAAGCGCCCGGATGTCGCGATCACCGCCTACCGCTCAGGCAAAGTGCTGTTTCAAGGAAAAGCGGCGGAGCAAGAAGCGGGGAAATGGATCGGGAAAGCAGCAGCGCCGTCCGGCAAACCAAAAGAACGGGAAACCCCCGCTCCGACGGAATCAAAACTCGGGACGCTTTCTGCCATCGGTTCGGATGAAGTCGGCACCGGCGATTATTTCGGCCCGATCGTCGTCGCCGCCGCCTACGTCGACCGCGCCCATCTCGACCGAGTCGCGGCGCTTGGCGTGAAAGATTCGAAACAATTGACCGACGAGGCGATCAAACGGATCGCACCAGCCATCATGGAAACGGCGCCGTATGCCGTCACCGTGCTCGACAACGCCGAATACAACCGCTGGCAGCGAAGCGGCATGCCGCAGACGAAAATGAAGGCGCTCCTTCACAATCGGACGCTCGCGAAGCTCGTTGATGCCATCGCGCCCGCCGAACTAGAGGCGATCATTATCGACCAGTTTTTAGAACGCGATGCGTATTTCCGCTACCTCGCTGATGAAACGCGCATCATCCGCGAGCGCGTGCACTGCCTGCCGAAAGCGGAAAGCGTGCACGTGGCGGTCGCCGCCGCCTCGATCATCGCCCGCTGCGTGTTTTTAGAGGAGATGGAGCGATTATCCCGCGCCATCGGCTTCCCGCTTCCAAAAGGCGCCGGCGTCATCGTTGATGAAGCCGCAGCCCGGATCATCCGCGAGAGAGGGGAAGAGGCGCTCGCTGGGTGCGCCAAGCTTCATTTTGCCAATACGAAAAAGGCGCTTGACATCGCCAAGCGCCAAAAATGAACGGGCCGAATCGATGAACAGTGATGGTTGTCCATAGCGGAACGCACCATCTAAAATTTTGGACGAAACAGCCGGGGATTGGGCACAATAGGCAGCTTCACGGCAGGCGTTTCCCAACTGAAGAAACATTGGAACACCGGTTTTTTCACACGATCCGGAAACCGCTGTTTTTAGCGGCTTTCCGAGAACACCTCGTGACGAAAAGCCCCTTCCCCCAGCCCGCAGCTCGGCCGGGAGGGGGCATCTATCGGTTAAGCAATATGATCTCCCGAGCCTCGACGTCCCTGCTTTCTTTACTTTGGCTAATCCTCTTGGGAGCGGCAAGAATCACCCTCACCGTTGCTTCTTCCGTAAAATCGTCAGCGGTTAATTCGTTTCCATGTTCATCACGGGATGTTGTTTGATCTGCAATTCGGACTGTGACGAGTCGAGCCGCTGTCACTCACGCCCGCTCTTCCAGCGCGGCGACAACTTTCTCGGCCGTGCTCCGGCTCGATTGCGGGTTTTGTCCGGTGATCAAGTTGCCGTCGCGCACCGAGAAATCGGTCCATTTCTCGCCGCGGACGAAATTCGCCCCGCGCAGGCGCAAGGTCGACTCAAGCAAAAACGGCATATGCACATCGAGCTCAACTTCGCGCTCTTCTTCATCGGTAAACGAGGTGACCGTTTTTCCTTTCACAATCGGCGTGCCGTCTTTGTATGTCGCATTCACCAATCCCGATGGACCGTGGCAGACAGCGGCGATAATGCGCCCGTCTTCAGCAAACTGCTGCAAGACGTATTGCAGCGTTTCGTTGTCCGGAAAATCGAACATCGTCCCGTGTCCACCGGGAAGGAAAATGGCGTCAAACCCGTGTGCATCGTCGTTGC includes the following:
- the zapA gene encoding cell division protein ZapA, whose translation is MTGESKTRVSVRIYGQDYTIVGTESPAHIRLVAAFVDDKMHEFSEKNPMLDVPKLAVLTAVNIANEYLKLKEEYQRLAEKLKQKKDGEDDD
- the rnhC gene encoding ribonuclease HIII yields the protein MSNYVIQADRQLLDALRAHYQDALSDRLPAGALFAVKRPDVAITAYRSGKVLFQGKAAEQEAGKWIGKAAAPSGKPKERETPAPTESKLGTLSAIGSDEVGTGDYFGPIVVAAAYVDRAHLDRVAALGVKDSKQLTDEAIKRIAPAIMETAPYAVTVLDNAEYNRWQRSGMPQTKMKALLHNRTLAKLVDAIAPAELEAIIIDQFLERDAYFRYLADETRIIRERVHCLPKAESVHVAVAAASIIARCVFLEEMERLSRAIGFPLPKGAGVIVDEAAARIIRERGEEALAGCAKLHFANTKKALDIAKRQK
- a CDS encoding type 1 glutamine amidotransferase domain-containing protein translates to MTKRVLMVVTNHTTITDDHKTGLWLEEFAVPYLVFKEKGYDVKVASIKGGDVPLDPRSINEKDPSWAEAEAALNNTARLSNDDAHGFDAIFLPGGHGTMFDFPDNETLQYVLQQFAEDGRIIAAVCHGPSGLVNATYKDGTPIVKGKTVTSFTDEEEREVELDVHMPFLLESTLRLRGANFVRGEKWTDFSVRDGNLITGQNPQSSRSTAEKVVAALEERA